One window of Priestia filamentosa genomic DNA carries:
- a CDS encoding DUF4440 domain-containing protein — protein sequence MKEIELKEHLYILEEKLLQPDVRKSVVELEEFLAHDFVEFGSSGRIFNKEITIDRLPNEETVGEMTITDFEIKLLAPHIVLTTFRLLKHRSMEYSLRSSIWKLTGEQWQMLFHQGTSTKAP from the coding sequence ATGAAAGAGATAGAACTAAAAGAACATCTTTATATTCTTGAAGAAAAATTGCTACAACCAGACGTGCGCAAATCTGTTGTAGAGTTAGAGGAGTTTTTAGCACATGATTTTGTGGAATTCGGAAGTTCTGGTCGTATTTTTAATAAAGAAATAACGATAGATAGACTTCCTAATGAAGAGACTGTAGGCGAAATGACAATAACAGACTTTGAGATTAAACTATTAGCACCCCACATTGTTTTAACTACCTTTAGATTACTTAAACATAGGTCTATGGAATATTCCCTACGCAGTTCTATTTGGAAGTTAACAGGTGAACAGTGGCAAATGCTCTTTCATCAAGGCACTTCTACAAAGGCACCTTAA